The window AAGGAGTGGAAGGAGAAGAACCATCCGTACACAAAAAAGGCCAGATAAATCGCCAGCGCACCGGGCAGAATCGGATATACCGCCCCGGCCAGCCCTACCGCAAACAAAGCAATGATCAGAACCCAACCCAGGATTGCCATTCATTCATCCCCTAAAGTTATGATGGTAGAATATATTTCTCAATGACTTCTGCGATGCCGTCCTCGTTGTTCGTGGCGACCACAGCGTCCGCCTCCTGTTGTACGGTCTTCTGGGCGTTGCCCATGGCGACGCCCAGCCCGGCCTGCTGGATAGCCGCCAGATCGTTCAGGCTGTCGCCAACCGCAACCACCTCGGACATCTCGATGCCGAGAAGCTTGCAGACTTCGCCGATCCCGTAAGCCTTGTTCACGCCAAGCGGATTAATCTCCAGATTATGCGGGGTGGAATTGGTGATTTCCAGTCCTCCCAGATCCTGAAGCTGCATCAGCAGTTTATGGCGGATCTCATCATCTTCTGTAGAATAGCCGAATTTAAGCCATTCTCTGCCCATGATGTCCCCATCCCAATTCTTGCGGTTGTAGACCTGCTCGGTGGAGTAAGCCCAGAACCAGATGCCGTATTCTTCTGCAATCTGGTACAGCTGTTCAATCAGCGCCGGATCCATCAGGGAGCGCCGGTATAACTCATAGGGCTCGCGCCAGATCTCGCTGCCGTTAACGGTGATCATTGGCGTCTTAAGGCCCAGCTGCTCCGCGTAAGGCATGGCGCTTCTGAACGCCCGCCCGGTAGAGAGGCAGACGTGCACGCCGGCATCGACCGCTTTGGTAATCCATTCCACCGTTTTCGGGGTAATCACTTGGTCATCATTCAGTAAGGTTCCATCCATATCCAGTGCAAGCAGGCGGTATTTGGCAGTCATTTGCCACCCCTCCATTCTTGTATGCCCTATATATATTGAAGGGCTGATTTGTATTTCCTTAATTCGTTGTATCCGCTGCTCCTGTTGGGTCTGCTTCCGTTCCCTTTGTCGCAGCACCCGTCCCATCAGCAGCGGAATCTGCAGATTTCACATTCTTCTTCGGCACCCCGTCGAGACCATATTCCCAGTCATAAGCATCAAAAATTTTACGGGCAATCGGCGCCGCACTGTTGGAACCGAAGCCGCCCTCAGGAATAACTACAGCCACAGCAAGCTTGGGATTTTCGCGCGGAGCAAAAGCGATAAATACCCCGTTATCGCGGTTTTTGTTGGTTCTGTCCGTTTGCTGCGAGGTCCCTGTTTTGCGGGCAAAATCATAAGGAAAATCAGTGAACGCAGTGACGTCACTGTTCATGCCTTTTTTGATCTCATTCCAGAAAGACTTATCGAAGGTGGTTACCTCATCCAGCACCTGACGCCCGAACTCTTTAACCGTATTGCCTTCGGAGTCTGTAATTTTGCTGACCAGCTGCGGCTTAATCCGCACGCCTTCATTCGCCAGTGTCGAAGCATATTGGGCAAGCTGAAGCACCGTATAGCGGCCCTGCTGGCCAAACGAAGCATAGATCAATGCGGCTTGCGCACTGCCGGCTGCTTCAGTATTGGTATAGTTGATCTGTCCCAGATACTCTCTTGGCAATCCGCTTTGCGTCGAGACGCCCAGACCGAATTCCTTCATATATTTATCCCATACTCCGATCCCGCTGCTCTGGTATTTCTCCCACAGCTTCTTACCGACCATATCGACCATGAAGACGTTGGAGGATTTCTCAATCGCTCTCGCCGGATCCATTGAACCGTATACGTGACCGGAAGCATTCCGCACCGAAGCATTATCATTTTTACCGAAATAAGCAATACCCTTATCGTTATAAACCGTTGAAGTAGAAAAGAAACCTTCATTCAAACCAATCAGCACACTCAGCGGCTTGATCGTGGAGCCGAGCAGCACCGTAGAACCAAATTCATGGCCCGACATCCCCGAAGAATAGGGAGTAATGGTTCCGTTCTGATAGTTGCCCATGATCTTATTCCACACATCGGTGTCCATCTTTTCAGCTGTCCATACATTGGTATCGTAGTCCGGCATACTCGCCATGGCGACGATATTTCCGGTGTCTACCTCCATCGCAACCGCGTAACCGGTCAGTGCATCCGGATGGGTCTGCCCTTGGACAGAATGGGTATGCAGCCAGCTGATTTGATCCGTAATGGCCTGTTCCGTTTTCAGCTGTATGTTTTTATTGATCGTGGTCCAAATGTCGTTGCCTTTGACAGGTGGCACAACCTCTTCAACCTTTTCAGCCATATTCTGAGGATTAACCGAAATGACCTGATAGCCGTTCTTGCCGCGGAGCTCGCGCTGATACTGCAGTTCAAGCCCGTCGAATCCGACAAATTCATCATCTTTATAGCTCAGGCCGGGATCAGCATCAATCTTCTTCATGGCCGATTGAATATTCTTATAAATATCCAGACTGCTTGAGGATTTAAACGGCTTGATATAGCCGATCGTCTGCACTGCTACCGTATCCTTGTCATAGTGGCGGCTGCTCTCCTCGACAATTTCCAGACCCGGATATTCGCTTTTATGCTCCATAAAATACGCTACCTCATCTGAAGTCAGTCCCGCCTTAATCCGCCGTGCCATAAATCCTGAATACTTTTTGAAATACAGATCCAGTGAATCGATGATATCCTCTTGCGTCAGCTGTACTGCATTCGGATCACCGTATTTATGAAAATCCTCGACCAGCCTGGCGGCAAGCGCCTCCCCTTTGGCTTTTGCTTCCGGGGTCAGTGTTGTTTCACCAGTAGCTTTGTCTGTGGTTTTGGCAGTGTATTCTTTAGTTAGCGTAATGTACAGAGACTGCACCGAGGTCGAATAGGCGAGTTCTTCGCCTCCTGCTGCACGAATGACGCCCCGGATAGCCGCAAGCGGCACATTCTTGGTATCACGGCTGGTCTCTACCTCAGTCAAGGTAGGGCCTTCCACAAACTGCAAGACTGCAAGACGAATGATGATGACACAAAAAATAATAAACGTGCTGAAGAAAAACACGTTAATCCGCAGGCCAAGTGAACTCTTGCTGGTGGTTTCGTCTGGCGGAGAGGCCTGCTTACGGAAAAAACTCACAATTTTTCACTCCTTTACATCCTAAATAAACCTTAATAGCATCCAGGCCATTATCCCTCTCGAATTGTACCATAGATTCACGGCGTACCGCCTCTTTGTCACAGTACATCCTCTTTCATGTGGGTTTTATCAAAATCCTTGACGTTAAACCAGTTTCCGCTGGATGCCCAGGTGGAATCCAGCGGAATCCAGGCCTGCCTAAGGGGGATATACACTTCATTCCAGGCATGAGGGCCATATCCGCCTTGTCCATCATAACCCCGTCCGGTCACCACCCGCACCTGAAGTCCCTGCGAACGGGCCATAACCGCATACAGCCGGGCATAGTCTATACAGACACCAAGCCGGGTATCGAACGTATCCTGCGGCGTCTGCTCATGCCAGATCCGGTTCTGCTCATAGTTCTCCGCCTTGGCATAGTCATAAGAAATCCGCGAGCCTATCCAATCATACAGCAGCTTGGCTTTTTGCTCCTCATCCTTGCCCGGACCGGCGATATCCGCAGCAGCCTCCGCGATATTCGCGGAAATATCATGATCGATGACCTCATATTTCCGCCGGAGAATATCATTCATCTCAGCGGCCACCGCTTTGGTCAGAACCGGCAGCCTGCTGCGCACCTTCTCACCGGCGAGCGGGTCGAACACGGCAGCGGCGCTCTGGCTGTAGATTGGAGAGGCTTCCACATAGCGGCTGAAGCTGCTGTCCGGATTCAGTCCCACTCCAATATAGAGGGCAAAAACCAGCACCAGCCCGCGGACCAGCCCAATCGCAAGCCCAATGACCGCTCCGCTTAGCCGGCTGGCCTGGGTAATCTTCCTGTCGTGCGGCCTCACTGTCCGTCTAGGCAGCCTAAACGGCAGCAGCAGGAAGAGCAGACCCAGCAGCGGGCGGATGAGACTGTAGCATAAAAGGAGCAGCAGAAAAAAACGCACCAGCGGAGAGCCTTCCATCACCGATACTGCGGTGTAGTATAACTGCTGCCAGCCGCTTAGCTGGCTATCCGGAAGCACAACTCCCGCAGCCCAGACCTGGGCACGGGGAGATACATAGAGCGCTGCGGGAACAGCGATCACCAGAGCTGCCGCAGCAAGCAGTCCCGTTCCCAGAAGACCAAACAAACCGCCTGCTGCCCGGCTGAACCCTCGGCTCCAGCCCTGCAAGAGAGAGAAAAGTACAATCAGCAGTAATATAATTGAGATGACATTGGCCTCACTAAGGCTTTCGATCCAGCTGTTCAGCATACCCTGACCTCCTTTCTGTCGCCCGCTGCCCAATTAAGCGTTGATAAAGCAATCTTATTTATTTCCGGCTTAGTTGCCGTTCTTCCGGGCTTCTTCGATAAAGGTTTTGGTTGTGTCGGTTACACTCCACTTGCCAAGGCTGACCCCGCGGAAGGTCACTTCGACCTTGTCTTCTCCTGCTGTTCCCTTCACTTCCAGATTCGGCGTTGTAATTGTAAACGTGCCGTCACCGTCTGAGGTATATTTAGCTTCTTTGGCTTCGCTCAGCATGACCTCCTGTGCTTCGCTCTTCAGCGTGCTTACAGTACTGTCTGCAACCTTATTCACAGCATTGCCGAGCTGATCCATCGTCACTCCGCTGTAAATGAACAGACCGGCTACAATAACAATAACAATTGCCCATTTAAGTACCGTTTTGACCAGATTAATTACAGCAAACAGCAGGACAAGCGCTATAACAATAACAAGCCAGTTCTCTCTAATAAATTGTGACCACACTGCCGGATCCATCAATTTTACAACACCCCTATCACAAATTTCGTTCGATCAGGGAGCAAGTCCCTCATGATCTTCATTAATATTAATTATTATACATGAATGCCTCTTATAATTCATGGTTGCCTGTCCGTATGCGCTACAGCAGAACAAATTGGTATAAGCCCCCGAGGTCTCACGTAAAGTACAAGTAGGTCTTATCCCATCCCTGTCATTGAAAAAGCCGGCTGTGCCCTCCGGTGCAGGACCGGCCCTTTAGGAGGTGTATTCCGTGAAAACCGCACTGTGGCTTTATTTGTTTTTGTTTCTGGCCTTCTTCGATCTGCACGCCCAGTACCCCATTCTGACTCCGTTTGCGATCTCACTCGGCGCGGGCCCGGCCTTCATCGGCTGGATGATGGGCATGTATTCGCTGACTCACCTTCCCGGCAATCTGCTGGCCGGCGTGCTGGTTGACCGCAATGGCAGCCGCCGCTATATCGTCTTTAGCCTGACGGCGGCCGGAGCGATTCTGCTGCTGCAGGCCCATGCACAGCTCCCTTGGCATTTGCTGATGCTGCGGGCGGCAAGCGGCTTTGCGCTGGCGTTCCTCTCGCCTGCCTGTATGACGCTGCTGGCCTCCCTATCGTCTGATGCGGAGACTCAGGGCAAATACATGTCCGGACATGGCATCATCCACACCCTGGCCTCGGTAGTGTCTCCGGCAGCTGGAGCCTACATCGTGCACAAGGCAGGCTACTCCGGTACATTCAGCACACTTGGCTGGCTATTGATCGCCACCGGGCTCATGGCCTTGTTCAGCGTACCGAAGCATTCCCCTGCGTTATCCCCAGTTTCACTACCCCAAGCTTTACAGGATAAACCGGCCCGACCGGCCGCTGTTCAGGCCAAAGCGACAAAGCGCTATTACCTGCTGCCCTTCTTCGTCTCCTGCTCCCAGGGGGTGCTGTTCTTCGAGCTGCCGCTTTCCCAGGGAAAGGACGGAATGGTCTCCACAGGCATCCTGCTCTCCCTGCTGAGTCTCGGGGCGCTAGCCACGCTCAGCCTGCTTTTTCTGAACCGCCTCTCACCAGCTGCCCGGATCGCTGCTGCGCTGCTCGGTATGGCTCTATGCTTCTTTACCCTGGCTGCATTTACCAGCATTCCTCCGGGTGTCGTGCTCTTCCTGCTCGGAGCAGCAAAAGGCGTGCTGTTTCCGGCCATGGCTTCACTGTTCATCAGTCTGGGCAGCGGCGGCCATTTGGGCCGCACATTCTCGCTGCAATCGATTGCAATGTCCCTTGGCGCTTTTGCCGGACCGGTTGCAGCCGGACAGCTGCGCGATTACGTATCCCCATATTTCATCGCCTTTGTGCTGCTGATGACTGCCATCCTCCTGCTTCCGCCTAGAGGGGATAACAAGCCTGCACCTTACCGCACTGGCCTGAACAGTCATGCTGCTTAAGAAATACTCAGCTCTTTAAATTACCATTAGGTTAGTTAAGAGATCACCCGGCCGCGGCCGGGTGATCTTTCTTTTACGACATTTCCCGGGGAATGAACACCTCTTACGCGCTGCCCTGTTAAAAATGACGAACCTTAGGTAAAATATATGTAAGCACAGGCACGTAATAATTACTTTACTTACGGGGGCGACCGCATATGTCCATTACCATCATTGTCGAAGGCAAAAACGACCGGAGCCGATTACGCCGTCTGCTTGATCCGGAAGTCGACATTTTGTGCACCTTCGGTACCTTGAGCACCCTCAAGCTGGAGTCACTGCGGCATAAAATCGGTGATGGAGACGTATATCTCTACATGGATAACGACAGCTCAGGCAAAAAAATCCGTGGAATTCTGCGTGACGCTTTTCCGGATGCCGTTCATATTTACACCCGCAGAGGATATGCAGGTGTGGAGGGCACCCCGGATGAATACAGCATTACCCAGCTCGAAAAAGCCGGGCTTGAGGAATATATCATCTATCCGCAGCCGCTTCCTTTTATGGAATCATAGCAGCACAAGAAAAGCCTTGCCGGGTCTGCCGCGTAAGAAGCGGAGCCGAGCAAGGCTTTTTAATGTAGGAATTATTTAATTGCGGGCCAGCTTGTTCAATGCATCTGCAAGAAACTCAGGCGTTACGTTCTCCGAATCTCCGGCATCGTAGAGCCCGCGGAGCTGATTATCACGGTCCACCAGTCCAATGAGATTGGCGTGGGCGAAATTATCCTTGTTATCCCCGTAGATGAGAACTTTGAAGGAATCCGCCGCAAGCTTACGGACTTCCTCCTGATCTCCGCGCAGAAAATACCAGCCGTCATAATTAACATGGAAGCGGTCAGCGAATGTTTTGATAGCCTCACGCGTATCATTCTTCGGGTCAAAGGATATGGAGATAAATTCCACGTCTTTACCGAAGCTGCCGTCCTTTTCCAGCAAATCCTGGGTTTCGGACAGCATGTACGTAGTTATGGGACAGACATCCGGACATTCCGTAAAAAAGAAATAGACCAGCCGTGCCTTCCCCTGCGTATCGGCCAGCGTGACCTGCTTTCCATCCACATTCTCCAGAGAGAAATCCTGTACCTCCCCGATCACCGGCAGTTTACTTTTGGCGAAGCTCAGCGAATTGACTGCTAAATAAACCGCCAGACCCAGCGCAATTAGCAGCAGCAGCCAGGTCCATTTGTAGCGTTTCAAGGTATGCACAGGTGTCTCTCCCCCTCTTAACCGTGAATCGTATTCAGCACAAGCACGATCAGACTGACTGTCAGGTAATTAATGGAGAAAAAGAAATTCTTCTTGGCCCAGGCATCATCATCCTTCGCCTTGAAACCGGTCAGAGTTAAATACAGCCACACCAGGGATAAGCCCGCAGATATAATGAGGTAAAAAATTCCGGCGTAATCGTACATGTACATCAGCACCGGAATAGGCAGCAGCAGCGCGACATAAGGAATCATCTGAAACTTGGTCCGCCGGACTCCCTTAACTACGGGCAGCAGCGGAAAACCTGCCGCTCTGTATTCTTCCTTGCGGCGGATGCCAAGCGCCCAGAAATGGGGCGGCTGCCATAGGAACAGCATGGCGAAGAGCAGCCAGGCCCCGAGATCCACTTTGCCTGTAACGGCTACATACCCGATCACGGGAGGCATTGCTCCGGATATTGCTCCTACTGAGGTACTCCATGTAGATGTTCTTTTAAGCCAAAGCGTGTAAACTACTACATAAACAAACATGCCGACAATGCCGAACAGCCCGGCGAGCACACCGCAGAAAGCAAACAGCACAGCCAGACCTGCAATACCAAGCCCGATGGCATAGAGCAGTACTGTGTTCGGCTTAAGTCTGCCGGTCGGCAGTCCGCGTTCGCGGGTCCGCTCCATCTTCATATCCAGGTCGCGGTCAAAATAATTATTGAACACACAGGCTGAAGCCATGACCAGCATTGTTCCAAGCAATGTCAGTATTAATCTGCCGTATTCTACATCCCAGCCCGAGGCCACCCAGTATCCTGCAAAAGCAGCGATCAGGTTAGAGCGGATGATGCCCGGCTTCGTTACCGTAATGAAATCACGCCAGCTGGCGCCTTCCCGGGGCGACTTGGCGGAAGCAGCTGCGGAATCGGAATATCTCAATTGATTGTCCACGTATGGTGTTCCTCCTTCTAAGGGACTTCTAAGCGATCCGTCGGAGTTTAAGAATGGTTACTTCGTTCTTAATTGAGAATGTTATCCACCCCGCTGTTAACTTTATCATAACAAACCGGGAAAGACTTTGACAATCATTGACCAAGATGTTCATCAATTTGACAATTGCGTGACTAAATTTATTCTCTTCCCTTAAATAAGTCAGTGTAAAATTGGGTAGTTATTAATAGGGAACTTCCGTACAAAGGAGATCTGACCAATGGATACTGCAACACATTTTGTAATGGGCCTCGGACTCGCCGGACTTTCTTTTGTTGATCCTGCCGTGGCCTCACAGCCGACGCTGGCTGGTGCTGTTATGATCGCCACAGTACTGGCTTCTCAAGCCCCGGATGCCGACACTGCGCTGCGTCTGAAGAACAACGCCCTGTACATCCGCAATCACCGGGGAATCACCCATTCTCTGCCCTTCCTGCTGCTCTGGCCGGCTCTGATTACGCTTGTTATCGGGCCGATATTCGGATTTACAGATCTTCATAACCTGAGTCATATTGCTCTCTGGAGCTTCATCGGAGTTGCCGTCCATGTGTTCTCAGATCTGTTCAATACCTATGGAACTCAAGCTGCACGCCCGTTTACGGAGAAATGGATCGCCTGGAACATTATCCATATCTTTGATCCATTTATCTTCGGCAGCCATGCGGCTGCGATTATTCTCTGGATCAGCGGGATTATCCCTCCGGCCCCCTTGTTTATCATTCTGTATATCTGCGTGGCCGTGTACTACATCTGGCGGACGCTTGTGCACGCTCGGATTACACGCAACATCAAAAATAAGGATGTGCACCACGATCCGGGTGACCGCTACTTCGTCATCCCTACGATCTCGCCTTCCCGCTGGAATGTAGTTAAAGCCAAACCGGATGGCAGCTACAATGTCGGTTTACTGAATGGCGGGCGTCTCGAATGGTTTAAGCATGCGGTGTGCTCCACTCACCCCGCTGTAGAGCATTCCAAGTCACATCCGGATATTCAGGCCTTTCTTTATTTTACCTCCTACGCCGTAGCCGAGGTCGAAGAACTGACCTCTGGTTATATTGTACGCTGGGGGGATGTGCGTTATTTACACCGCAAGCAATTCCCTTTCGTGGCGGTGCTCGTGATGGACGGCCAGTATCATCCGCTCAATACCTATGTGGGCTGGCTCAGCAGCGAGAAGCTGGACGAGCGCTTTGCGATTGATCCCGGCTCGATGAAGCTGTAGCTATAGAGCCAATGAAACAGCCAACGAAGCAGTGGTTCTCCCGAAAAAGGAGGATCGCTGTTTTGCTTTATTTACCCCTCTTACGGCTGGCTCCAGAATCCGGCCCCAAACCAAAGGGATTAATCCTCTTATTTCCGCATTATTATTGCGGATCGCCCTAAACAAAGGGATTAATCCTCTTATTTCCGCATTATTATTGCGGATCGCCCTAAACAATGGGATTAATCCTCTTATTTCCGCATTATTATTGCGGATCGCCCTAAACAAAGGGATTAATCCTCTTATTTCCCATTATTATTGCGGATCGCCCTAAACAATGGGATTAATCCTCTTATTTCCGCACTTTCGTATCGGACATCCCCCTAAGAATCTGCATCATCGTTCGGATAAGTACCGCCAGCCCCCTCTGCTGAGGGGACTCCATGCACTTTCTGGTAACTTTCCCCATAAAGTCCACTGTAAGATTTCCGAGTTCAGAAATCCGAAATAACTACAACCCGGTTCGTTTAGAGCCGGCTTGCTTTTATTGGCATGCATTCCCCCTCTTGACGCCTGGCGCAGCTTAAGGCACAATCACCATAAAGCGTTTTCACCTATTGATCACGTCAAAGAAAACCCGCAGCGCGGGAGCGCTGCGGGTTCATTCACTTGCTATTATAGAAAGGAAGGCTGCTTGTATGGGTAAAGGTCTGTCACTCTGGTTCGCAACCTCTTCAATATTGATTCTTACAGCCGCCTCCATCTGTATCAGCTATAATATATGGCTGGCACTGCTGCTTGGCGTTCTGTGTGTTCTCAACATCGGCTGGGGGTTTATCCTGAAAGCCCGGCTGAGACGCAAACAGGAGAACAGTAGACACCAGTCCTCTTAACGGTAAGGCAGGAAGCCCATCCGCTCCTTCACTCCGGCCAGGGTCTGGGAAGCCACATTGCGGGCGCGTTCCGCCCCCTCAGCAAGGATGTCACTGAGGGTGCCGGAGCTGCGGATCTCGTGATACCGCTGCTGCAGTGGCTCAAGCGTAGCTACCAGGACCTCACCAAGATCCTTCTTGAAGCCTCCGTACATCTGTCCTTCATACTTGTCGGCAATCTGCTGCAGACTCATGCCGGAGCACTCGGCATAAATGCTCATCAGATTGCTGATTTCCGGCTTGTTCGCCGGATCGAACACAACCTCACGGCCCGAGTCGGTTGTCGCACGGCTGATTTTTTTACGGATGATATCCGGTGTATCCAGCAATGCGATATAGCTGCCAGCGTTAGGATTGCTTTTGCTCATTTTTTTACTGGCGTCATCCAGCGACATGATCCGTGCACCCACTTCTGGAATATAAGGCTCAGGAACAGTAAAGAAATCTCCAAACCGGTGATTGAAGCGGCCCGCCAAATCACGGGTTAATTCCAGATGCTGCTTCTGGTCTTCCCCAACGGGTACCAGGTCTGCATTATAGATCAGGATATCCGCGGCCATCAGTGACGGATACACGAACAGTCCCGCGCCGACAGAGTCTTTGCCGGAGGATTTGTCCTTGAACTGTGTCATGCGCTCCAGCTCACCCATGGCGGTCAGCGTAGTTAAGATCCAGCCCAGTTCTGCATGCTGAGGCACATGCGACTGCATGTAGACATTCGAGATTTTCGGATCAATGCCGGCAGCCAGATAAAGCGCCGCTACCGACTCCGAATTCTCGCGGAGCGCCGCAGGATCCTGGGCGACCGTAATAGCATGCAGATCCACCACCATGAAGAAACATTCATGCTCATTTTGCAGTTTTACGAAATTCTTGATAGCACCAATATAATTACCGAGTGTTAGTGAACCGCTGGGCTGAATGCCTGACAATACTTTTTTAGCCATAATAGTACCTACCTCCATCAATTTATTCCACTTTCCGTGAACGCAAAAAGGTCCCACATCCGCAAGGGACGTGAGACCGTGGTGCCACCCTTATTCGCCGTTTGGACATTTCCCAAAATACCCTCCAAACAGCCTTAGCTTCCGTTAACGGGGAAGAACCGTCCGGTCTACTTAGGCCTGCTGCCTGTTCAAACACGGCGCTCGAGGGTCCATTCAGTCAGGAGTGTCCCACCGGTTCGCATCAACCACCGGCTTTCTGAAGGTGCACTTTCCGCTTACTTGTCCCTGTCATCACATTGTCATCATATCTTAATGCATTCATCATAGAGCGATACAGAGAAGTTGTCAAATCGCCTAACCACGGGTACATAAATCTGTTATGATAAGGATATTCGTGTTCTTTGCGATCAAGTTAAGTTAAAGGAGCAAATCTCTCATGAAACAGGTGACCAAAGGGCAGTGGGGCGGTTATGATACTTATATTCTGCATAGCCGCGAGCTGGAAGTCACGCTTTTGCCGCGGCTTGGAAACAACGTTATTTCCTTATGGGACCACAAGGAACAGCGGCAAATCCTGCGCAGGCCTGATGAAAGTGACTTAGCTTATTATATGCAGAAGCCATACCATTTCGGCATCCCGCTTTTAGTTCCCCCCGGGCGCATACGCAAAGGACAATTTGAGTTCGAGGGCATCCGGTACCAGTTCGATCAGAATACAGCTGGCGATAACCATATTCACGGCCTGCACCGGACGCAGTCCTGGTGTGTAAGCGATATCGAAGAGGATGAAGAAGGCTGCGCGGTAACGACCGAATTCAATACTGCGGACGATACCCACTGGATGGAGCAATTCCCTGAGCCGCTGCGGCTTGAAATGACGTTCCGGCTTCAGGATGCCCGGCTTCAGCAGACGCTGAAGGTTACTCATTTGGGGTCTAACAGCATTCCTTTTGGAATTGGATATCATACCTGGTTTATGATCGATGGTGAACCGGAGCGCTGGAACCTGCGACTGCCGGTTGAAAGCATCTACGAATTGAATCCTGAGCTGCTGCCCAGCGGCAAACTGCTTCCTCTAGGGGCACTAGATTCTTTACACCAGGGAATGAACCTGAAGGGTACGGATCTGGACACTGTACTTAGGATTGGAGATAGGCAGCCGGCAGAAGCTCTGCTGATGCGCGAGGACGGGTACGGGATTCGCTATACTGCGGACAAAGCCCATTTCCGCCACTGGGTGGTTTACACCAAAGGCCCGGCAGAACAGTATTTGTGTGCCGAACCGTATACCTGGCTGCCGGACGCGCCAAACCTTCAGCAGGATGATTCCTTTACAGGTTTAATTACACTAAAGCCCGGTGAGACACTGACTTTGCCGTGCACCTTTGAAATGATCTATCCTAAGCTCTAAACTTCATATAATTACCATCCTTAAAACCTTCTGATCTCGTGCATGAATTCTTCTCCTTGCGCCCATACTATCTTCACAACGGACGAAGGAGGTGAACAAACATGGGTCAAGCAGGTCAACAAGGTCGTGGAAGCCGTTCCAATAACCTGGTCGTTCCACAAGCGAATGCAGCGCTGCAGCAGTTGAAATATGAAGCAGCACAGGAGCTTGGTGTTACGATTCCTCAAGACGGTTACTACGGTAACTACACTTCCCGCGAAACAGGTTCTTTGGGAGGATATATCACCAAACGTCTGGTACAACTGGCAGAACAACAACTGTCTGGTCGTTCGTAGTAGCCTTATTTTAAGTGGATTTATCCGGCAGGCTAATGCCTGATACGGAGTAGTTTTTCAGCCCGTCTATCGCTTCTTGCCGAAGCGTAGGCGGGTTTTTTGCTAAGGGGTGATCTATGTATAGCTCAGCCGAAATATTGATCGGAAGCATCCCCGGAATGCGGGCCTTTCGGTGCGCGGATCATCAGATTGGCCATATTGTAATTCGACTCCAAAATAGCATCGACAACCACCATTCCCTGGCGAACCGCAAATTCATAGCTGATCTCACCGTGTGTCCAGCGCCGTTTGTATTTGAGGCTCTCCAGCGCCATAAGCCGGAACGA of the Paenibacillus pedocola genome contains:
- the cyoE gene encoding heme o synthase — encoded protein: MDNQLRYSDSAAASAKSPREGASWRDFITVTKPGIIRSNLIAAFAGYWVASGWDVEYGRLILTLLGTMLVMASACVFNNYFDRDLDMKMERTRERGLPTGRLKPNTVLLYAIGLGIAGLAVLFAFCGVLAGLFGIVGMFVYVVVYTLWLKRTSTWSTSVGAISGAMPPVIGYVAVTGKVDLGAWLLFAMLFLWQPPHFWALGIRRKEEYRAAGFPLLPVVKGVRRTKFQMIPYVALLLPIPVLMYMYDYAGIFYLIISAGLSLVWLYLTLTGFKAKDDDAWAKKNFFFSINYLTVSLIVLVLNTIHG
- a CDS encoding metal-dependent hydrolase; this encodes MDTATHFVMGLGLAGLSFVDPAVASQPTLAGAVMIATVLASQAPDADTALRLKNNALYIRNHRGITHSLPFLLLWPALITLVIGPIFGFTDLHNLSHIALWSFIGVAVHVFSDLFNTYGTQAARPFTEKWIAWNIIHIFDPFIFGSHAAAIILWISGIIPPAPLFIILYICVAVYYIWRTLVHARITRNIKNKDVHHDPGDRYFVIPTISPSRWNVVKAKPDGSYNVGLLNGGRLEWFKHAVCSTHPAVEHSKSHPDIQAFLYFTSYAVAEVEELTSGYIVRWGDVRYLHRKQFPFVAVLVMDGQYHPLNTYVGWLSSEKLDERFAIDPGSMKL
- the trpS gene encoding tryptophan--tRNA ligase — encoded protein: MAKKVLSGIQPSGSLTLGNYIGAIKNFVKLQNEHECFFMVVDLHAITVAQDPAALRENSESVAALYLAAGIDPKISNVYMQSHVPQHAELGWILTTLTAMGELERMTQFKDKSSGKDSVGAGLFVYPSLMAADILIYNADLVPVGEDQKQHLELTRDLAGRFNHRFGDFFTVPEPYIPEVGARIMSLDDASKKMSKSNPNAGSYIALLDTPDIIRKKISRATTDSGREVVFDPANKPEISNLMSIYAECSGMSLQQIADKYEGQMYGGFKKDLGEVLVATLEPLQQRYHEIRSSGTLSDILAEGAERARNVASQTLAGVKERMGFLPYR
- a CDS encoding aldose 1-epimerase — encoded protein: MKQVTKGQWGGYDTYILHSRELEVTLLPRLGNNVISLWDHKEQRQILRRPDESDLAYYMQKPYHFGIPLLVPPGRIRKGQFEFEGIRYQFDQNTAGDNHIHGLHRTQSWCVSDIEEDEEGCAVTTEFNTADDTHWMEQFPEPLRLEMTFRLQDARLQQTLKVTHLGSNSIPFGIGYHTWFMIDGEPERWNLRLPVESIYELNPELLPSGKLLPLGALDSLHQGMNLKGTDLDTVLRIGDRQPAEALLMREDGYGIRYTADKAHFRHWVVYTKGPAEQYLCAEPYTWLPDAPNLQQDDSFTGLITLKPGETLTLPCTFEMIYPKL
- a CDS encoding alpha/beta-type small acid-soluble spore protein; this translates as MGQAGQQGRGSRSNNLVVPQANAALQQLKYEAAQELGVTIPQDGYYGNYTSRETGSLGGYITKRLVQLAEQQLSGRS